Proteins found in one Gammaproteobacteria bacterium genomic segment:
- a CDS encoding DUF4390 domain-containing protein has translation MRLLSLPSFLFIFSIALCCTSAWAEKGIRVNDLSSSVVDKKIRVDCEIHYGLSDKVKEALRNGIEMSFLLEVELRQESLYWLDPLVNNLFREFRVKYHALSKQFVMIEMGSHKERSFPDLYSAFYYQRKIHNAELASIDSLDVKHEYYIRARARLLSEKLPLPLRIKSYVSSSWRPSSGWTVWPM, from the coding sequence ATGCGCCTACTCTCTCTACCGAGTTTCCTATTTATTTTCTCAATAGCATTATGCTGCACATCAGCATGGGCAGAAAAAGGTATTCGCGTCAATGACTTATCATCCAGTGTAGTTGATAAAAAAATAAGAGTCGATTGTGAGATCCACTATGGATTAAGCGATAAGGTCAAAGAAGCACTTAGAAACGGTATTGAGATGTCATTTCTTCTGGAGGTTGAGCTTCGTCAGGAAAGCCTCTACTGGCTTGATCCGCTAGTCAATAATCTGTTTAGAGAGTTTCGAGTAAAATATCATGCTCTGTCAAAACAGTTCGTAATGATTGAAATGGGTAGTCACAAGGAGCGGAGCTTTCCTGACCTGTATTCTGCATTTTACTATCAAAGAAAAATTCACAATGCTGAGCTAGCCAGTATTGATTCATTAGATGTAAAACATGAGTATTATATTAGAGCAAGAGCACGACTGCTTTCAGAAAAGCTCCCCTTGCCTCTGCGCATAAAAAGTTATGTATCTTCTAGTTGGCGACCATCAAGTGGATGGACAGTATGGCCAATGTAA